A window of Drosophila sulfurigaster albostrigata strain 15112-1811.04 chromosome X, ASM2355843v2, whole genome shotgun sequence genomic DNA:
CTTTGTGCACCATGGTCTTGATGCGACCCTCCAGACTGcaatacagagagagagagagagtgagatagcTATAGTCAGAGTGGGATAGAGTAGCAAAGTTGAGGGGGAAGTATTATGAAGAGTACTTTTGTAATTCGAATAATTCCCATAAAATTCAATACCTATTTTAGGGAATCTAATTTTACTATtctaaaatacacaaacaatttttttttaatatttatttctatttgtgttcttttaattttttttctattaatttttgactgtgttttggggtttttttttatgaaagttCATTGTTCCTTTTCCgtaaaagatatttttattttaataataccaaatataggaaaaattaatttttgttgctaagtttattttatgtcttgctaatttatgtattttaattatttccaattaaaatgtaagtaagtttttaatatacatatgtttatctTGACTATCAGAAAACTATCCCGTCTTTTCCAAagctttttttatattatatctaaATTATTCccaattgtatttattattattttcttctttttattttaataatatcaaatatagcaaaaactaatttatttttaccaatttttttttatgtttaattatgtatttgaattatttccaattttaatataagggttttttttttaatataactatGTCCTTACTACCAGAAACATGTTCTGCTTCTTTCTTTTacatgaaattcaaaatatttaaattactatatATGGGAATTTTCAATATGTGTGTCTtttaactacaaaaaaaatgttctgcTCCATCCCAAAGTtgcattaaattcatttcaatttgaaattgatcaGAAACGTTAAAAAAAGTATTGCCCTTAGGCAGTCTTCACTGTACTTACCTATCCATTGGCGGCTCGTAGCGCTGCAGCTTAAACTCCGGATTCAGAGCGATTTCATGGGCCAGCTCCATGTTCTTGAGATTCTTGAGCATGCTCGCCACCTCGTCCATGGTGACGACCTTGGGCGGGCTGCCATCGAGGCTGGGAAGGACAAAGCGTGTCATGCTATCCGTGGAGCTTTCGCTGTCCGTACGCAGGCGTGACTCGTCATTGTTTTGCTGCTTGGTGTTGTTGTCCTGCTCCTGCTCATTGTTCTGCTTGGCAtccattttgatttattttgttttttatgttcacTGCAAATTTGCCtggaaacaataaaaaaaaaagtgtacaTAGCATTTAATTGCTGTGTCGTTCTTTGTTTGCTGTATTTGGACAATTGTAACTGGTTTGGAAACGTGTTTTTCCTTATTGGCTTTCAAATTGCGTCGCATTTCCGCCTGCACAAGGAAattaagcagcagcaacagcagtattCGCAGTGGAATGCAAGAAGAGCTTTAaaagctcagctcaactcagctGAGCTcatgatacaataacacaaggtagtctcgtcgcgTGCCTTAACGTTCGGCTTCGAGCCACTATCGTCAGTGCGCTCGTGCTTGTTGAAGCGAAAGGTTGTGCGCGGACGATTTTTTCCCTAAATATTAACCCTTGTGCAAGACAAAAATGTcagattgcaattatattatatataaatatgaacttTATGATAGAATTAAGAACCTGAACTAAATAATTggtaatcaaaaacaaaaacaacgattACTATCCAATTccaaactattaaaaattaaattataaaaaaacatttcaactctttttaataTAGTGGAACAATTAAACCCTATGCGCCATTGAAGGGTTAATCACAAAGCTCTACTGTCGATTCTTTCGCACTCACTAGACGCAGTCGTTTCACTCGCACTTATGCATGTGATAGATAAGGGGCAGcttttccgacgagactaccttgtgttattgtatcatgGCTGAGCTCAGGGTCAGCTTTGTCTAAGGCCAATGAAATGCGCCGTTAAATGCAAGtcaagtgtgtgtatgtatgtgagtgaGACAACAAAGAAGCAACcaccttacacacacacacacaggcagaatagtacatacatatgtatgtacatataggaAGTGGTGGGGGAGGCAGCATCTctactttttttcaaatagttttgcaattttgaatttgtggCTGACACAGTTTCCAAAATTAACGCAAAACTAGAGCAGCGCATAtaagaaagagtgagagagagggacggAGGAAGAGATGAATATTGCACAACGCACAACGAATGGCGACATCAACAAAGAGGCGATAATAAAGCAGCCTATGAAAACAGAAACGGtgaaaatttttgtatattgcgcagcagcagcgcagccaATGTGCTGCATGTGTATGAGTATTTACATGCGCGTCTCtgtctatgtgtatgtgtgtagctCTGTGTATATTGTGAAATGGACACAAGGACGGTGCGATTGGGTGGTTGGGTGGGGGATGGCACAATTATTacaatacatttcaaattaataataagcaCCATTTAATTACTCACCCGTTAGATGAACAAAATGTGTCAAATTTATATTgtgaatttctttatttatttcttggtTTGTTAATCGAAACTTGCACTTGCacgttaaattttatttacttttttgtttctcaacgtattttacaatttgtagaGCATTATTTGTTGTTAGCCCGAGACAACACGTCCAAAAAGTGAGTAATATTGTAATGAACGTacgaattcaatttcaaacgCAGGCCAcctttgtttgttgtgttgttgttgttgtgcgtttGTTGTTCGCTTTTGTTCCATAACATTCGAGAATAGGTATGGTACGCTGCTCACAGCTCGCAACAGCTGCTTGTAAACAGTGTTGCCACATAACTTTTCGTTTACTTATGTGTTGATTGCAACAATTCTTtcaaaaatgcttttaaatatattaaaatttgacttaatttttatttagtttttcaatttaattgcattgcaagtatgctttaaataatttgtttggctCTAATGTGTGTGCTGCATACTTGGCTACAAGTGCTTGCTTGGCACTGCCAGCGTTGGTTAAAGGTGACAGTGTGGACCGCCACACAGATGGCAACGCCATCCAGCTGAACAtcagacagcagacagacaCCATAGTATAGAAGAAATTTTTTTCggaacttatttaaatttcgcaACCAAatccaaaacacaaaaaaaagacccaaaaaacaataacataaGCGCTAAACAAAAGACCCCAgacgagtgtatgtgtgtgtgtgtcggtgtacGTGAATGCCAACCAATGTGGTAGACGCAattactgtgtgtgtgcaacaaacCCCGTTTCCCCTGCAACACCCCCCGCAGCCGAGAGCCGAGTGACACTGCTGAAGCATGGAGAGCGAAAAGATATTGATGGCTGCCGGCGTCACAGTGGCCGCCGTTGTAGGCGCCTTTGTCTTCTGGGGTCCCTCAGGTGAGCGCGATTCCCAATTGGCAAACCCTTTCCTTTTTCTCGAAATTTGTCACATTTTCGCTCATTCCTCATTCCCCAGGCTCACGCTTGCGTCAGCGTCGCGGCCAAATCGCCGGACTGCACAACTTTGGGCGCACCTGCTTCCTCAACACGCTGCTGCAGGCGCTGGCTGCCTGTCCACAGTTTATTGCCTGGCTGCAGCTTTACAATGGCGCCACACCGGATCGCAAGAGTCTGATCAGCTCGATGCTGAGCACTCTGGAGGTGGTCAATGGCACACATGCCACGCTCCGGGGTGATCCCCATTCACCAGGCGCTGTGCTGCGTGCATTAAACACACTGGGTTGGGTAATTCCTCAGGAGGAGCACGATGCCCACGAGTTGTTCCATGTGCTGTTGTCATCGCTGGAGGAGGAGGCAACACGTCCTCAGCAAATGGGCTGTCTATCGGATGCACTGTTGCCACCAACGCCCGTCGCTCATGATCTGCTCGACTTGGATGGCGATTATCAACGGGGATTAGGTGGTGGGAGCGCTCAACATCATCAACGGATTGGCGATCAACCGAATCGACCATCGAGTGCCATGCTCACCGATTTCCTCAACATGGAGTACGATGAGTCGACGAGCTTGCAGCGTTTGGTGCGCTCCGAGGCGCACACACCCGACTCCCCAGCCTCGGTGTGTGAACGCGATTCGGCAGCCGATGCTTTGACACCGGGCGTGGCCACAAATCCCTTTTTGGGCAACTCACCCTTTGGCTATCAATCGGCACTGGCGGCCATGGACTTCATAGAGCCGCCcatccagcagcagcagcagcatcagggCAATGCATCGCCCATCTTGGGTGGCGAGCGATTGTCGCGTCcgcgacagcaacaactccacaatcagcagcaacagcaccacaACAATCCCAATCACAGCGAGGGACTCAATCGCCGGGTGTCGAGCTCATGCCGCTCACTGGAGCGTCTCAATCGCGGTCCCGGACGTGTGTCCATCTGGTCGAGCATGATGCCCAGCCAGGTGGCGCATCCGTTTCAGGGTGCGATGGGTGCCCAAATTGTGTGCAACGGCTGTGGCTCCAAGTCGGCGGTGCGCTACGATAAATTCGATAGCATTACGCTCAATTTGCCGACGCAACGTCGCTCGGGTTTGAGTTTGGGACACTTGCTCAGCGAATACATCACGTCGGAGGATCTGAGCGATGTCAAGTGCGACAGCTGCAATGAGACAACGATGCACACCAAATCGGTGACGTTTGCCAAGCTGCCCGCTTGCCTCTGCATTCACATTGCACGCACCGTTTGGCTGCCCACGGGACAGGTGTGCAAGCGTCAGGATTACGTGCACTTCCCCGAGAGCTTGTCCATGGCACCGTACAGTTTTGTGCAGCCGCATCTGAACAGTCAGGTGAGTCAGCCAGCGATCTAATCTAATCTAATCTATGCCAAGCAAGCAACTTGTTTAATGCATCTTCACTTTGATAGGCCGGCACACCTTGGGGCTCAACCATGTCGCTGTATTCCTCTAGTTTGCCCATGAACAATGGCGGCGGTGCTGGCGGCGAAGGATTCGGCGCCATGTTCCCCAAGAATCTGTATCGCCTGCTCGCTGTCGTCGTGCACTCCGGCGAGGCGAACAGCGGACACTTTGTGACCTATCGTCGCGGCTCGCTCCGCAATGCGCATCGGTAAGTGGAAACTTAGCTACCTATGGGGTAGGAGAGAGTATTAACTTAAGGAAATATATAAGTCTTCGTTGCTTTGAGTGgcaatatagtatattttgcactttatggtatattttaaatatattactatattaatataccaaatatagccaaTTGTATTGTGcattatatggtatattttgaatatattgccatataaatataccaaatataccattttgataaattttaatatgtttccGCTATAttgattcggtatatttttaaattaataccgcactgctttgcttttatttgcaatagatactatataaatataccgaatgtagtcgttggtatatttttagtatttttgcggtatcgaacacactcgactgtagatttcttatttgttttgtttaccttattaaaataacaacTTGTGAAATCgttatttaatttccatttgtatttttaaaagttgCATCACAACTGTCTAATATTGCAATTTCGAATTTCTTTGAATTTCAAATCgacattttagaaatattt
This region includes:
- the LOC133849079 gene encoding ubiquitin carboxyl-terminal hydrolase 30 homolog, which encodes MESEKILMAAGVTVAAVVGAFVFWGPSGSRLRQRRGQIAGLHNFGRTCFLNTLLQALAACPQFIAWLQLYNGATPDRKSLISSMLSTLEVVNGTHATLRGDPHSPGAVLRALNTLGWVIPQEEHDAHELFHVLLSSLEEEATRPQQMGCLSDALLPPTPVAHDLLDLDGDYQRGLGGGSAQHHQRIGDQPNRPSSAMLTDFLNMEYDESTSLQRLVRSEAHTPDSPASVCERDSAADALTPGVATNPFLGNSPFGYQSALAAMDFIEPPIQQQQQHQGNASPILGGERLSRPRQQQLHNQQQQHHNNPNHSEGLNRRVSSSCRSLERLNRGPGRVSIWSSMMPSQVAHPFQGAMGAQIVCNGCGSKSAVRYDKFDSITLNLPTQRRSGLSLGHLLSEYITSEDLSDVKCDSCNETTMHTKSVTFAKLPACLCIHIARTVWLPTGQVCKRQDYVHFPESLSMAPYSFVQPHLNSQAGTPWGSTMSLYSSSLPMNNGGGAGGEGFGAMFPKNLYRLLAVVVHSGEANSGHFVTYRRGSLRNAHRWFYTSDTIVREVTIDEVLSVPAYLLFYDRGQQRQLQMQMR